One Aliidiomarina minuta genomic region harbors:
- the trxB gene encoding thioredoxin-disulfide reductase — protein MADAKHCKLLILGSGPAGYTAAVYAARANLDPVLLTGIEQGGQLTTTTDVENWPGDAEGLTGPDLMVRMQKHAERFDTEIIFDHINEVQLKQRPFVLKGDSGEYTCDALIIATGASAKYLGLPSEEAFKGKGVSACATCDGFFYRNQKVCVVGGGNTAIEEALYLSNIASEVHLIHRRDTFRGEKILIDRMMDKAKNGNITLHLHKTLDEVLGDNMGVTGVRIKDTRSDELNELEVQGAFIAIGHQPNTDMFAGQLDMENGYIKVQTGSHGNATQTSIEGVYAAGDVSDHVYRQAITSAGTGCMAALDAERFLDQLEHNK, from the coding sequence ATGGCTGATGCAAAGCATTGTAAATTACTAATCCTTGGTTCCGGACCTGCTGGCTACACTGCCGCTGTCTATGCCGCCCGCGCCAACTTAGACCCCGTACTTCTTACCGGCATTGAACAAGGCGGTCAATTAACCACTACAACAGATGTAGAAAACTGGCCTGGTGATGCGGAAGGCCTGACCGGCCCCGACCTTATGGTCCGCATGCAAAAACATGCCGAGCGTTTTGATACTGAAATCATTTTTGACCACATCAATGAAGTGCAGTTGAAGCAACGCCCTTTCGTACTCAAAGGCGACAGTGGTGAATACACCTGTGATGCGCTGATTATCGCGACCGGTGCCTCTGCTAAATACCTGGGACTGCCTTCAGAAGAAGCATTCAAAGGCAAAGGCGTCAGTGCCTGTGCTACCTGTGATGGTTTTTTCTACCGCAATCAGAAAGTCTGTGTCGTTGGTGGTGGTAATACTGCCATTGAAGAAGCTCTGTATCTGTCAAATATTGCCAGTGAAGTGCACCTCATCCATCGTCGTGACACTTTCCGTGGAGAAAAAATACTCATCGACCGTATGATGGATAAAGCTAAGAATGGCAACATTACTCTGCACCTGCATAAAACTCTGGATGAGGTATTAGGTGACAATATGGGTGTTACTGGCGTGCGCATTAAAGATACCCGCAGTGACGAACTGAATGAACTTGAAGTTCAGGGTGCCTTTATTGCCATTGGTCATCAACCTAATACCGATATGTTCGCCGGGCAGCTGGATATGGAAAACGGCTACATCAAGGTACAAACCGGAAGTCATGGCAACGCCACTCAAACCAGCATCGAAGGTGTTTATGCTGCAGGTGACGTCAGTGACCATGTTTACCGTCAGGCGATTACCTCTGCCGGTACTGGTTGCATGGCCGCACTGGATGCCGAACGTTTCCTTGATCAGCTTGAGCATAATAAATAA
- the infA gene encoding translation initiation factor IF-1 gives MAKEDSIEMQGVILDTLPNTMFRVELENGHVVTAHISGKMRKNYIRILTGDKVTVQLTPYDLTKGRIVFRAR, from the coding sequence ATGGCGAAAGAAGATAGCATTGAGATGCAGGGCGTGATCCTGGATACCCTGCCGAACACTATGTTCCGCGTTGAACTGGAAAACGGTCACGTTGTGACTGCTCATATTTCCGGTAAAATGCGCAAAAACTACATCCGTATCCTGACTGGTGACAAAGTTACAGTTCAGCTTACGCCTTACGACTTAACAAAAGGTCGTATCGTTTTCCGTGCCCGTTAA
- the lrp gene encoding leucine-responsive transcriptional regulator Lrp, whose amino-acid sequence MTIDRTDRKILRILQGDGRISNVALAKAVGLSPTPCLERVRKLERLGVIEGYFARVNPDKLGSPLLVFVEITLTRTSADSFAEFSDAARKTDEILECHLVSGNFDFLIKARVADMAAYRRLLGETILNMPGVNESRTYVVMEAIKQENKVLIKG is encoded by the coding sequence ATGACTATTGACAGGACCGACCGTAAAATTTTGCGCATCCTGCAGGGAGATGGCAGAATTTCAAACGTAGCCCTGGCTAAAGCCGTGGGGTTAAGCCCAACGCCTTGTTTGGAAAGGGTTCGTAAGCTGGAGCGGTTAGGCGTTATTGAGGGTTATTTTGCCCGGGTAAATCCTGATAAACTAGGCTCACCGCTGCTGGTCTTTGTCGAAATCACCTTAACCCGGACTTCAGCCGATTCTTTTGCGGAATTTAGCGATGCAGCACGTAAGACCGACGAAATACTGGAATGCCACCTGGTGTCAGGGAATTTTGATTTCCTGATAAAAGCCAGAGTTGCAGACATGGCTGCCTACCGCCGTTTACTGGGTGAGACTATTCTAAATATGCCTGGTGTTAATGAATCACGTACTTATGTGGTGATGGAAGCAATAAAGCAGGAAAATAAAGTCCTGATAAAGGGCTGA
- the aat gene encoding leucyl/phenylalanyl-tRNA--protein transferase translates to MLAQLSSHQHLFPDPRTALPEPNGLLAVGGDLSPQRLLKAYHQGIFPWFSPEDPILWWSPDPRGVIMPHQLHVSRSLRKFLRRCNYQCSINKAFPEVIQACADQRAELEGTWITGEMEHAYTQLHEMGHAHSIEVWQGDRLIGGLYGVLVGQTFCGESMFHRADNASKIALLALREHLLAGGLRLIDCQLPSLHLNSLGAIEMPRERFLHTLALGVDRPMDPNLLVPQAIDCAFIGNSV, encoded by the coding sequence ATGTTAGCTCAGCTATCCAGCCACCAACACCTGTTTCCTGACCCCAGGACAGCGCTGCCAGAACCCAATGGGTTGCTGGCGGTTGGTGGCGATTTATCCCCACAACGACTATTAAAAGCCTATCATCAGGGCATTTTCCCCTGGTTCAGCCCGGAAGACCCTATTCTTTGGTGGAGTCCAGACCCCCGCGGCGTGATTATGCCCCACCAGCTGCATGTTAGTCGCAGTCTGCGTAAGTTTCTTCGTCGCTGTAATTATCAATGTTCTATCAACAAAGCTTTCCCGGAAGTTATTCAGGCCTGCGCCGATCAGCGAGCTGAACTGGAGGGAACCTGGATAACCGGTGAAATGGAACATGCTTACACACAGCTTCACGAAATGGGCCATGCACACTCAATCGAAGTCTGGCAAGGTGACAGACTTATTGGTGGTTTATATGGTGTGTTGGTAGGCCAGACATTCTGTGGCGAAAGCATGTTTCATCGTGCTGATAATGCGTCTAAAATTGCCTTACTGGCGTTGCGCGAACACTTATTAGCCGGCGGCTTGCGCCTGATTGATTGCCAGCTGCCCAGTCTTCATTTAAATAGCCTTGGTGCTATCGAAATGCCTCGTGAGCGGTTTTTACACACGCTGGCACTAGGTGTAGATCGTCCTATGGACCCGAATTTACTGGTTCCTCAGGCAATAGACTGTGCTTTCATTGGTAATTCTGTTTAA
- the ald gene encoding alanine dehydrogenase gives MLIGVPKEIKNHEYRIGLSPAAVREYVENGHQVIVETNGGTAIGFTNEDYIQAGASIADTPEEIFASADMIVKVKEPQPNECKQLREGQILYTYLHLAPDPTQTKLLAEAGVTAIAYETVTDNRGGLPLLAPMSEVAGRMSIQAGAHHLEKAHGGSGTLLGGVPGVAPAEVLVIGGGVVGINAAKMAIGMGAEVTILDRSLPRLRELDDIFNGRVKTIYSTVDAIDHYSRTADLVIGAVLIPGAAAPKLLTREHLKNMKPGSVVVDVAIDQGGCFETSKATTHQDPTYVIEDVVHYCVANMPGGVARTSTIALNNATLPYGIALANHGLEAMRNNKNLLDGLNMHKGKITYKAIHDDLGEELNLQYIDPLEALG, from the coding sequence ATGTTAATTGGTGTACCAAAAGAGATTAAAAACCACGAATACCGTATCGGCCTTTCGCCAGCAGCAGTGCGCGAATATGTTGAAAACGGTCATCAGGTTATCGTGGAAACCAATGGTGGTACCGCCATTGGTTTTACCAACGAAGACTACATTCAGGCCGGTGCCAGCATTGCTGATACACCGGAAGAAATTTTTGCCTCAGCGGACATGATCGTAAAAGTAAAAGAACCGCAGCCTAATGAGTGCAAGCAACTGCGCGAAGGTCAGATTCTTTATACCTACCTGCATCTGGCACCGGATCCTACACAAACTAAACTGCTGGCTGAAGCTGGTGTTACAGCAATTGCATATGAAACGGTTACTGACAACCGCGGTGGTTTGCCACTGCTGGCTCCGATGAGTGAAGTGGCTGGCCGTATGTCTATCCAGGCCGGTGCCCACCATCTGGAAAAAGCCCATGGCGGCAGCGGTACTCTGTTAGGTGGCGTTCCTGGTGTGGCCCCTGCTGAAGTACTGGTTATCGGTGGCGGCGTGGTAGGTATCAACGCCGCGAAAATGGCCATTGGTATGGGTGCTGAAGTCACTATACTGGACCGTTCACTGCCACGCTTGCGTGAGCTGGATGATATCTTCAACGGTCGGGTTAAAACTATCTACTCAACAGTAGATGCCATTGACCACTATTCCAGAACTGCAGACCTGGTAATTGGCGCTGTGCTTATCCCCGGCGCTGCAGCACCTAAGCTGTTGACCCGTGAACACCTGAAAAACATGAAGCCTGGTTCAGTAGTGGTTGACGTTGCTATCGATCAGGGCGGCTGCTTTGAAACTTCTAAAGCCACCACGCATCAGGATCCTACTTATGTGATCGAAGATGTAGTGCATTACTGTGTTGCCAACATGCCAGGTGGTGTAGCGCGTACCTCTACTATCGCGCTGAACAACGCCACATTACCTTACGGTATTGCTCTGGCTAACCACGGCCTGGAAGCTATGCGTAACAATAAAAACCTGCTTGACGGTCTGAATATGCACAAAGGTAAAATCACCTATAAAGCTATTCATGACGACCTGGGTGAAGAACTGAATCTGCAATATATAGACCCGCTTGAAGCTCTGGGTTAA
- a CDS encoding DNA translocase FtsK, with protein MTGVQRLLEVGLLLSGALAVFLLVSLVTFHPADPSWSQSGHTGDIQNAAGAIGAWCADILLFVLGFVAYLMPFVVISFGYLLFHRPHELLSLDYLGVSLRIIGALLLLTGAAALSSLNFSDIYYFSSGGVLGDVVSGAMLPYFNLLGTTLLLLTFMMTGFTLVTGWSWLTIVDRIGHYCIVASLWLVNKVRGQGGHRTGTSLIKTSDKKAQDPEFALEHHGEADFTLDDDFSGKPKSDKKSWWKRLLPAKKERINREQRDTDYSWDEMPSATSDFHEEPDNLPSLQAYDEADDIDLSDLDEPFTQGKTASPAKRSVKMDAGSPTKTKPKPVVQRDQTDLQERLLPTIELLDRPNKTTNPLTQEELDQISSTLEAVLKDFGVEVQVAGVQPGPVVTRFELDLAPGVKVSKISNLAKDIARSLSALAVRVVEVIPGKSYVGLELPNKSREIVWLREVISCDAFQKSASPLTMVLGKDIAGKPVVVDLAKMPHLLVAGTTGSGKSVGVNVMILSLLYKSQPEDVRLIMIDPKMLELSVYEGIPHLLTEVVTDMKDAANALRWCVGEMERRYKLMSAVGVRNLKGYNAKVAQGIADGEPLKDPTWKPGDSMHESVPELEHLPHIVVVVDEFADMMMIVGKKVEELIARIAQKARAAGIHLILATQRPSVDVITGLIKANIPTRIAFQVSSKIDSRTILDQSGAEQLLGQGDMLYLPPGSGVPTRVHGAFVDDHEVHAVVADWKSRQKPKYLNEILAGDSNEDGLLPGEQPSIGDEEADALFDEAVAFVTESRRVSVSSVQRKFRIGYNRAARIVEQMEMTGVVSTAGHNGAREVLAPPPPRD; from the coding sequence ATGACAGGTGTGCAAAGATTACTGGAAGTTGGGCTATTGCTCTCCGGAGCACTGGCAGTCTTTCTGCTGGTGTCCTTAGTGACGTTTCATCCGGCTGATCCGAGCTGGTCGCAGTCAGGGCATACCGGCGATATTCAGAACGCAGCGGGCGCTATTGGTGCCTGGTGTGCTGATATATTATTGTTTGTGCTGGGTTTTGTGGCCTACTTGATGCCTTTTGTGGTGATCAGTTTTGGTTATCTGCTTTTCCATCGGCCTCATGAGCTGTTAAGCCTGGACTACCTGGGTGTCAGCTTGCGTATTATTGGTGCCTTATTGTTATTGACTGGTGCGGCGGCGTTATCCAGCCTCAACTTCTCTGATATTTATTATTTTTCCTCCGGCGGTGTGCTTGGGGATGTGGTTAGTGGCGCTATGTTGCCCTATTTTAACCTGCTCGGTACGACTTTGCTGTTACTGACCTTCATGATGACAGGTTTCACTCTGGTGACGGGCTGGTCCTGGTTAACTATCGTTGACCGTATTGGTCATTACTGCATTGTTGCTTCGTTATGGCTGGTGAATAAAGTTCGTGGGCAGGGCGGTCATAGAACTGGAACCTCTTTAATAAAGACTTCGGATAAAAAGGCTCAGGATCCGGAGTTTGCGCTGGAACATCACGGTGAAGCTGACTTTACGCTGGATGATGATTTCAGCGGTAAGCCGAAGTCTGATAAGAAAAGTTGGTGGAAACGTTTATTGCCCGCTAAAAAAGAGCGTATCAATCGCGAACAACGGGACACAGACTACAGCTGGGATGAAATGCCATCGGCAACATCAGATTTTCATGAAGAGCCCGATAACCTGCCTTCACTGCAAGCGTATGACGAGGCAGATGATATTGATCTGTCTGATTTAGATGAACCTTTTACGCAGGGTAAAACGGCATCACCGGCAAAACGCAGCGTAAAAATGGATGCAGGCTCGCCAACAAAAACGAAGCCTAAACCGGTAGTGCAGCGGGATCAGACTGATTTGCAGGAGCGTTTGCTACCTACTATTGAGCTACTCGATCGTCCTAATAAAACCACTAATCCCTTGACCCAGGAAGAGCTGGATCAGATTAGCAGCACGCTGGAAGCTGTCCTGAAAGACTTTGGCGTTGAAGTTCAGGTCGCTGGGGTACAGCCTGGCCCTGTAGTTACTCGTTTTGAACTGGACCTGGCTCCAGGGGTTAAGGTCAGCAAAATTTCTAACCTGGCAAAAGACATTGCCCGCAGTCTTTCTGCGCTGGCGGTACGTGTGGTTGAAGTGATACCAGGCAAATCTTATGTGGGTCTGGAATTGCCGAATAAATCCCGCGAAATAGTCTGGCTGCGCGAAGTTATTTCCTGTGATGCTTTTCAAAAATCAGCGTCACCCTTAACTATGGTGCTGGGCAAAGACATTGCCGGAAAGCCTGTGGTTGTTGATCTGGCAAAAATGCCTCACTTACTGGTGGCCGGCACTACAGGTTCAGGTAAATCTGTGGGCGTTAACGTCATGATTCTGAGTCTGCTGTATAAGTCGCAGCCGGAAGATGTGCGGCTGATCATGATTGACCCTAAAATGCTCGAGCTGTCGGTCTATGAAGGCATTCCGCATCTGTTAACCGAAGTAGTGACTGATATGAAAGATGCCGCCAATGCACTGCGTTGGTGTGTCGGTGAAATGGAACGTCGTTATAAACTGATGTCAGCGGTTGGTGTACGTAATCTGAAAGGTTACAACGCGAAGGTGGCACAGGGTATTGCCGACGGTGAGCCGCTGAAAGACCCTACCTGGAAACCTGGCGATAGCATGCATGAAAGCGTGCCGGAGCTGGAGCACTTACCGCACATTGTGGTGGTTGTTGACGAATTTGCTGACATGATGATGATTGTCGGTAAAAAAGTCGAAGAGCTCATTGCCCGCATTGCGCAAAAAGCGCGGGCAGCGGGCATTCACTTAATATTGGCCACACAGCGTCCTTCCGTGGATGTGATTACCGGTCTTATCAAGGCCAATATTCCAACCCGCATTGCGTTCCAGGTGTCTTCAAAAATTGATTCGCGCACTATTTTGGATCAGTCCGGTGCCGAGCAGTTATTGGGGCAGGGCGATATGCTTTATTTACCACCTGGTAGTGGTGTACCAACCCGTGTGCATGGTGCCTTTGTTGACGACCATGAAGTACACGCGGTTGTGGCGGACTGGAAATCGCGGCAGAAACCTAAATATTTGAATGAAATTTTAGCCGGAGACAGTAACGAAGATGGGTTATTGCCGGGTGAGCAACCAAGCATTGGTGATGAAGAAGCGGATGCTTTATTTGATGAAGCTGTGGCTTTTGTGACTGAAAGCCGTCGCGTTTCTGTATCCAGTGTGCAGCGTAAGTTCCGTATTGGTTACAATCGCGCCGCGCGCATTGTCGAACAAATGGAGATGACTGGGGTCGTATCTACCGCAGGCCATAATGGCGCCCGTGAAGTATTAGCTCCACCACCACCGAGGGATTAA